A single genomic interval of Lewinellaceae bacterium harbors:
- a CDS encoding Uma2 family endonuclease → MGTSAIKERPLASLLQYGPVILQNPLSREEFVVLANQFPELRLEREANGKVIVMSPVKKGSGRRESGVIFFVYRWYFQNRKGEVYSSSTGIELPDGAIKSPDCAWISDERLAGLPENADEDFLQAMPDFLVEVRSSTDRIAALKKKMTNVWMKNGVRLGWLIDPYAEKAWIYREGQDVEEVTGFERRVLTGEGVMPGMELPLIELIG, encoded by the coding sequence ATGGGAACTTCTGCCATAAAAGAACGTCCATTAGCCTCACTTCTTCAGTACGGCCCGGTGATCTTGCAAAACCCACTGAGCCGGGAAGAGTTTGTTGTCTTAGCAAACCAGTTCCCTGAATTGCGCCTGGAACGGGAAGCAAATGGAAAAGTTATAGTTATGTCTCCAGTTAAAAAAGGATCCGGGAGGAGGGAATCGGGTGTAATTTTCTTTGTATATCGTTGGTATTTCCAAAACAGAAAAGGAGAAGTTTATAGTTCTTCAACCGGTATAGAGCTTCCGGATGGCGCCATTAAAAGCCCTGATTGCGCTTGGATTTCAGATGAACGCCTGGCAGGGCTGCCGGAGAATGCCGATGAGGATTTCCTTCAGGCCATGCCTGATTTTTTGGTTGAAGTACGCTCTTCCACCGACCGTATTGCCGCGTTGAAAAAAAAGATGACAAACGTATGGATGAAAAATGGCGTCCGCTTGGGCTGGTTGATCGATCCGTATGCTGAAAAAGCCTGGATTTACAGGGAGGGACAGGACGTTGAAGAAGTGACGGGGTTTGAGAGGCGAGTTCTCACCGGCGAAGGAGTGATGCCCGGAATGGAATTGCCTTTAATAGAATTAATAGGGTGA
- a CDS encoding DUF420 domain-containing protein, producing MERNLQLAKQMNVAAWIVTGAVLVLVGLMRQVKIPIPDGWDFSFLPPFHATVNALTAVVLLAAFYFIKQKNIKAHRRSIYVALGLSVLFLLSYVAYHFTTPEVRYGDINHDGSLSPEELAAVAGSRTWYLVLLLSHIALAALILPFILFTFIRGYTGQVERHRRMARWVFPIWLYVAVTGPVAYYMLLPYYP from the coding sequence ATGGAGCGAAACCTGCAATTGGCCAAACAGATGAATGTAGCCGCCTGGATCGTCACCGGCGCCGTACTGGTGCTGGTGGGCCTGATGCGGCAGGTAAAGATTCCCATCCCGGATGGCTGGGACTTCAGCTTTTTGCCCCCTTTTCACGCCACTGTTAATGCGCTGACGGCAGTGGTGCTTTTGGCGGCCTTTTACTTTATCAAACAGAAGAACATCAAAGCGCACCGGCGGAGCATCTATGTCGCCCTGGGCTTGTCGGTGCTCTTTTTGCTATCGTACGTGGCTTACCATTTCACCACCCCCGAGGTCCGGTATGGGGACATTAATCACGACGGAAGCCTGAGCCCGGAAGAATTGGCGGCTGTCGCCGGCTCGCGCACCTGGTACCTGGTGTTGTTGCTGAGCCATATTGCCCTGGCGGCGTTGATCTTGCCCTTTATTCTTTTTACCTTTATACGCGGCTATACGGGCCAGGTAGAACGGCACCGAAGGATGGCCAGGTGGGTCTTCCCCATCTGGCTGTATGTGGCGGTCACCGGGCCGGTGGCGTATTATATGTTGTTGCCTTATTATCCGTAG
- a CDS encoding cytochrome C oxidase subunit IV family protein: MSHLSYEESKKVVFRGLFLLAAVTLVEVFFSLVGKGHVIHGLKGITWLHYLIGLMLIGFSLYKAYFIIYEFMHMRYEVKGLAMTVLLPTVLLIWAIIAFFQEGNSWKSRRQQIQEKNMEEVVDDAARQESMLLQDAYILRLDAM, encoded by the coding sequence ATGTCACATTTAAGTTACGAAGAATCAAAAAAAGTTGTTTTTAGAGGGCTTTTCCTCCTCGCCGCAGTGACCCTCGTGGAGGTGTTCTTTTCCCTCGTGGGCAAAGGCCATGTAATCCACGGGTTAAAGGGCATCACCTGGCTGCACTACCTCATTGGTTTGATGCTGATCGGGTTTTCCCTCTACAAGGCATATTTCATCATTTATGAATTCATGCACATGCGCTACGAGGTGAAGGGGCTGGCTATGACGGTGCTGCTGCCTACCGTCCTGCTGATCTGGGCCATCATCGCTTTCTTCCAGGAGGGCAATTCCTGGAAAAGCCGCCGCCAGCAAATTCAGGAAAAAAATATGGAAGAGGTTGTCGACGACGCCGCCAGGCAGGAAAGTATGTTGCTGCAGGATGCCTACATCCTGAGGCTGGATGCGATGTGA
- a CDS encoding cytochrome c oxidase subunit 3, with translation MATSDTVIEHQEVQSSDWSGGKPVFRTSYGKLMMWYFLLSDAFTFAGFLIAYGALRFSSPTWPVPDFVFSTAPFGIHHAPLIFVTIMSFLLIVSSVTMVRAVQEGHRENKNGVVFWMLLTILGGAGFLSCQAWEWTNLIGTEHMSVTTNPFGTHTEGGVYLAADGKESEETFRAGDTYLIHKAGEGHGGEEHADGEHAELDYSQGDHPGYVVDERGFIHRKFKITEGQDAGMVKMEEFGPKAFGALFFFITGFHGFHVFSGVIFLFIIMINAGSGLYMRRRNGHEMVEKIGLYWHFVDLVWVFVFLVFYLL, from the coding sequence ATGGCGACGTCTGATACCGTTATTGAACACCAAGAAGTACAGAGCAGCGACTGGTCTGGCGGCAAACCGGTCTTCCGGACAAGCTACGGCAAGCTGATGATGTGGTACTTTCTCCTGTCGGATGCTTTTACCTTTGCCGGTTTTCTGATCGCTTACGGGGCCCTGCGCTTCAGCAGCCCCACCTGGCCGGTGCCGGACTTTGTATTCTCCACGGCGCCCTTCGGGATTCATCACGCGCCGCTGATCTTTGTAACCATCATGTCCTTTCTCCTGATCGTGAGTTCGGTGACCATGGTGCGCGCCGTGCAGGAAGGCCACCGGGAAAACAAGAACGGAGTGGTTTTCTGGATGCTGCTGACCATTTTGGGCGGCGCCGGCTTCCTGAGCTGCCAGGCCTGGGAGTGGACCAACCTCATCGGTACGGAACACATGTCGGTAACGACCAACCCCTTTGGCACGCATACGGAAGGCGGCGTATACCTCGCTGCCGATGGCAAAGAGTCGGAGGAGACCTTCAGGGCGGGCGACACCTACCTCATTCACAAAGCCGGCGAGGGACACGGAGGAGAAGAGCACGCCGATGGGGAACACGCCGAATTGGACTACAGCCAGGGGGACCATCCGGGCTATGTGGTAGATGAAAGAGGGTTTATCCATCGCAAGTTCAAAATAACCGAAGGCCAGGACGCCGGCATGGTAAAAATGGAGGAGTTTGGCCCCAAAGCCTTTGGCGCCCTATTCTTTTTTATCACCGGTTTTCACGGTTTCCACGTATTCTCGGGGGTTATCTTCCTGTTCATTATCATGATCAACGCCGGCAGCGGGTTGTACATGAGGCGGCGGAACGGCCATGAAATGGTGGAAAAGATCGGCCTGTACTGGCACTTTGTAGACCTCGTATGGGTGTTTGTATTCCTGGTATTCTACCTGCTCTAG
- a CDS encoding cytochrome c oxidase subunit 3: MNATVATTDYRRSKIHPKKFALLTACASMMMMFAAFTSAYIVRQAAGNWLEFRLPDLFYLNTGVILLSSLSLQSSYAAFKRGNTRIYRLLLVASLILGLAFVALQYQGWQAMAAIGVELTTNPSGSFVYAISGVHAAHVLGGIAALILAILHAFILRHRVTPVRKLRFELTLIYWHFVDFLWVYLLLFFTFS; encoded by the coding sequence ATGAACGCGACAGTGGCGACGACGGACTACAGAAGAAGCAAGATACACCCCAAGAAGTTCGCGCTTCTGACAGCCTGCGCCAGCATGATGATGATGTTTGCCGCTTTCACCAGCGCCTACATCGTTCGCCAGGCGGCGGGCAATTGGCTGGAATTCAGGTTGCCGGACCTGTTCTACCTGAACACCGGCGTGATCCTGCTGAGCAGCCTGAGCCTGCAGTCCTCCTATGCGGCCTTCAAGCGCGGCAACACCCGCATCTACCGGCTCTTGCTGGTGGCCAGCCTCATACTGGGGTTGGCGTTCGTGGCGCTGCAGTACCAGGGCTGGCAGGCCATGGCGGCCATCGGGGTAGAACTGACCACCAATCCTTCGGGATCATTTGTATATGCCATATCAGGAGTGCACGCAGCACACGTTCTGGGGGGCATCGCCGCCCTCATCCTGGCTATTTTACATGCCTTTATACTGCGGCACCGCGTTACCCCCGTTCGGAAATTGCGCTTTGAGCTCACGCTCATCTACTGGCATTTTGTAGATTTCCTGTGGGTATATCTTTTATTGTTTTTCACCTTTTCATAA
- the cyoE gene encoding protoheme IX farnesyltransferase: MLVKFRLTMTVVFSSVMAFLIALSGPVNWLAVFILAAGGFLVTGAANALNQVLEKDFDKLMKRTAGRPLAAGRMSTSEAVMAAGFMSLFGITLLALFNPWTAFFGMLALVTYAFLYTPMKRLSPSAVAVGAVPGALPMLIGCVAAQGEITFLGLSLFALQFLWQFPHFWSIGWLGHEDYSNAGYKLMPVNGKGECDRRVGLQAFLYAMFLVPVSLIPYALGVSGWISAIAVGAIGLGYAYFAWNFFREGSRKSALQLMFFSFAYIPVSLLALFADKI; encoded by the coding sequence ATGCTGGTCAAGTTCAGGTTGACGATGACGGTGGTTTTTTCTTCCGTGATGGCGTTCCTGATTGCCCTTTCCGGGCCGGTCAACTGGCTGGCTGTCTTCATTCTGGCCGCCGGAGGTTTTCTGGTGACCGGCGCGGCCAATGCCCTGAACCAGGTGCTGGAAAAGGATTTTGACAAATTGATGAAGCGCACAGCGGGCCGGCCTTTGGCTGCCGGCAGGATGAGTACTTCCGAAGCGGTAATGGCGGCGGGTTTTATGAGCCTGTTTGGGATAACCCTTCTGGCGCTATTCAACCCCTGGACTGCTTTTTTTGGCATGCTGGCCCTGGTGACTTATGCCTTCCTGTATACTCCGATGAAGCGGCTAAGCCCGTCGGCAGTGGCAGTGGGGGCGGTTCCCGGAGCATTGCCCATGCTCATCGGTTGCGTAGCGGCGCAGGGAGAGATCACTTTTCTGGGGCTTAGCTTGTTTGCCCTGCAATTCCTCTGGCAGTTTCCCCACTTCTGGTCTATCGGCTGGCTGGGCCATGAGGATTATTCGAATGCCGGGTACAAATTGATGCCGGTCAACGGAAAAGGAGAATGCGACCGCCGGGTCGGTCTGCAGGCTTTCCTGTACGCCATGTTTCTGGTGCCGGTGAGCCTTATCCCCTATGCGTTGGGCGTGAGCGGTTGGATTTCAGCGATAGCGGTGGGGGCGATCGGCCTGGGTTACGCCTATTTTGCCTGGAATTTTTTCAGGGAAGGCAGCCGGAAATCGGCGTTACAGCTGATGTTCTTTTCGTTTGCCTACATTCCGGTTTCGCTTTTGGCTTTATTTGCAGATAAAATTTAA
- a CDS encoding cbb3-type cytochrome c oxidase subunit I has translation MANVETKPVVHEEDLLIEEYGYDDHFHEHHHGDKYQSNFITTYIFSQDHKMIAKQFLITGMFWAIIGAAMSLIFRLQLGFPEENMAWIKPLLGKWITVNEAGVGSLAPEFYYALVTMHGTILVFFVLTAGLSGTFSNLLIPLQVGARDMASPFLNMLSYWFFFLSGTIMFLSLFLNTGPFAGGWTAYPPLSALPQASSGSGAGMTLWLVSLVFFVVSVLLGGINYITTVLNLRTKGMTMWRMPLTIWAFFVTAILGLLSFPVLVSAFLLVMFDRGLGTSFFLSEIFIGGQALDHVGGSPVLYQHLFWFLGHPEVYIIILPAMGLVSEVLSVHSRKPIFGYKAMVYSILAIGFLSFIVWAHHMFMSGVNPFISNFFVIFTLIIAVPSAVKVFNWIATLYGGNIRFTAASLFGIGFVSMFISGGLTGIFLGNSAIDIQLHDTYFVVAHFHIVMGVAAFFGMFAGIYNWYPKMFGRFMNETLGKIHFWGTIIGAYAVFWPMHYLGMAGVPRRYYRFDSFAAFGQFDAMNQFITIAAIVTFGFQMLFVINFFYSIWKGKKMTTRNPWGATTLEWTTPIDPGHGNWPGKLPTVQRWAYDYGKDGQEFIPQIQPLGKDEKEGH, from the coding sequence ATGGCTAACGTAGAAACCAAACCGGTAGTACACGAAGAAGACCTCTTAATTGAGGAGTACGGATACGACGATCATTTTCATGAGCACCACCACGGCGACAAGTACCAGTCGAATTTCATTACGACGTACATCTTCAGCCAGGATCATAAAATGATTGCCAAACAATTTCTGATCACGGGCATGTTTTGGGCGATCATTGGCGCCGCCATGTCTTTGATCTTCCGCTTGCAGCTAGGATTTCCGGAAGAGAACATGGCGTGGATCAAGCCCTTGCTCGGCAAGTGGATCACGGTCAACGAAGCAGGCGTCGGTTCGCTGGCGCCGGAGTTTTATTATGCCCTGGTGACGATGCACGGTACGATCCTCGTTTTCTTCGTACTGACCGCCGGCCTTAGCGGAACTTTCTCCAACTTGCTTATCCCCCTTCAGGTGGGGGCCCGGGATATGGCCTCTCCATTCCTGAACATGCTTTCCTATTGGTTCTTTTTCCTGTCGGGGACGATCATGTTCCTGTCGCTGTTTCTCAATACCGGGCCTTTTGCCGGCGGATGGACGGCTTACCCGCCGCTCAGCGCCCTGCCACAGGCATCGAGCGGGTCGGGAGCGGGCATGACGCTCTGGCTGGTGAGCCTGGTTTTCTTTGTGGTCTCAGTGCTACTTGGAGGGATCAACTATATTACGACTGTTCTCAATTTGCGGACAAAGGGCATGACCATGTGGCGCATGCCGCTGACCATCTGGGCCTTTTTCGTAACGGCCATTCTCGGCCTGTTGTCCTTCCCGGTTCTGGTCTCCGCTTTCCTTCTGGTGATGTTCGACCGGGGGCTGGGCACGAGCTTTTTCCTCAGCGAGATTTTCATCGGTGGGCAGGCGCTGGACCACGTGGGCGGCAGCCCGGTCTTGTACCAACACCTTTTCTGGTTCCTGGGCCACCCCGAAGTATACATCATCATCCTCCCGGCGATGGGCCTGGTTTCGGAAGTGCTCTCGGTGCACTCCCGCAAGCCGATCTTCGGATATAAAGCTATGGTATATTCCATCCTGGCCATTGGTTTCCTGTCCTTTATCGTATGGGCCCACCACATGTTCATGTCGGGCGTGAATCCTTTCATTTCGAACTTCTTTGTGATCTTTACCCTGATCATTGCAGTGCCATCGGCGGTGAAAGTATTCAACTGGATTGCTACTTTGTACGGCGGCAACATTCGTTTTACCGCGGCCAGCCTCTTTGGCATCGGCTTTGTTTCCATGTTCATTTCCGGTGGTTTGACCGGTATTTTCCTGGGCAACTCCGCCATTGACATACAGTTGCACGACACCTACTTTGTAGTAGCCCACTTCCATATTGTAATGGGCGTTGCGGCATTCTTCGGCATGTTTGCTGGCATTTACAACTGGTATCCGAAGATGTTCGGGCGTTTTATGAACGAGACGCTGGGCAAAATCCACTTCTGGGGGACCATCATCGGCGCTTACGCCGTATTCTGGCCGATGCACTATCTGGGCATGGCAGGCGTTCCGCGCCGTTACTACCGCTTCGACAGCTTTGCCGCTTTCGGGCAGTTCGACGCCATGAACCAGTTCATCACCATCGCCGCAATTGTTACTTTTGGCTTCCAGATGCTCTTTGTGATCAATTTCTTCTACAGCATCTGGAAAGGCAAGAAGATGACGACCCGCAACCCCTGGGGCGCTACGACGCTGGAATGGACTACGCCGATCGACCCGGGCCACGGCAACTGGCCGGGCAAATTGCCGACGGTTCAGCGCTGGGCCTACGATTATGGCAAGGACGGGCAGGAATTTATTCCGCAAATCCAGCCCTTGGGCAAAGATGAGAAAGAGGGGCATTGA
- a CDS encoding OmpA family protein, with amino-acid sequence MTALMATTCLILIAIIVVQIGKVTELASKIRGEEEVEEQTNRRHGNYSLLFMVLFLVGSVASAWYYKDSMLWYGPNESASVHGSSLDSIFNITLFFTGIVFIITQVLLFYFAWKYRGQRGRKALYMPHDNRLEVVWTVIPAIVMTFLVVGGLDAWNEVMADIDPGEEFIEIEGTGYQFAWHLRYPGADGKLGARDYKMISATNPLGQVWTDPKNVDDIHPSEIYLPVGKKVRVRITARDVLHNFYLPHFRVKMDAVPGMPTYFVFTPKTTTEEYRQKLGALDLNGQPKYPEWHERVDPNDPESPKRYEAFDFELACAELCGKGHYAMRRVVKIVSEGEYQDWLSKQPSYYLSTIRGTEDDPNKDVLFEPEIQQRRQEFDDNLEKALSSEDPAAKTLELNYVNFETNSAELTKLSAYQLDNLASALNKYPAMAIEISGHTDNTGEPDYNQQLSEQRAQKVKSYLADKGIAESRLAAVGYGASRPMADNNTEEGRDQNRRTEFRITAQ; translated from the coding sequence ATGACTGCTTTAATGGCAACAACCTGTCTAATTTTAATTGCGATCATCGTGGTGCAGATCGGCAAAGTTACCGAACTGGCCAGCAAGATCCGGGGAGAAGAGGAAGTAGAAGAGCAAACCAACCGGCGGCATGGCAACTATTCGTTGCTTTTCATGGTGCTGTTTTTGGTTGGCAGCGTTGCTTCCGCCTGGTACTACAAGGACAGCATGCTGTGGTATGGCCCCAATGAGTCGGCCTCCGTGCACGGTAGCAGCCTCGACAGCATCTTCAACATCACGCTGTTCTTTACCGGTATCGTGTTCATCATCACACAGGTCCTCCTGTTCTACTTCGCCTGGAAATACCGGGGGCAGCGGGGCAGAAAGGCATTGTACATGCCGCACGACAACCGCCTGGAGGTGGTCTGGACGGTGATACCGGCCATAGTGATGACCTTTCTCGTGGTCGGAGGCCTGGATGCCTGGAACGAAGTGATGGCCGATATAGACCCTGGCGAAGAATTCATCGAGATCGAGGGCACGGGGTATCAGTTCGCCTGGCACCTGCGCTACCCCGGCGCCGATGGCAAGCTGGGCGCCAGAGATTACAAAATGATTTCCGCTACCAACCCCCTGGGCCAGGTTTGGACAGATCCCAAAAACGTTGACGACATCCATCCCAGCGAAATATATTTGCCGGTTGGAAAGAAAGTCCGCGTGCGGATCACAGCCCGCGATGTGCTCCACAACTTTTACCTGCCCCACTTCCGCGTGAAGATGGATGCTGTGCCGGGCATGCCCACCTATTTCGTTTTTACGCCCAAAACGACGACCGAGGAGTACCGCCAGAAACTGGGCGCGCTCGACCTGAACGGGCAGCCCAAATATCCCGAATGGCATGAACGGGTGGACCCTAATGACCCGGAAAGCCCGAAACGGTACGAAGCCTTTGATTTTGAACTGGCCTGCGCGGAGCTTTGCGGCAAAGGGCACTACGCCATGCGCCGGGTAGTAAAGATCGTTTCAGAAGGAGAATACCAGGATTGGCTGAGCAAGCAGCCGTCTTATTACCTGAGCACCATACGGGGCACGGAGGACGACCCTAACAAGGACGTGCTGTTCGAACCCGAAATCCAGCAACGGCGCCAGGAGTTCGACGACAACCTCGAGAAGGCTTTGTCTTCCGAAGACCCCGCCGCCAAGACCCTCGAACTCAACTATGTGAACTTTGAAACCAATTCGGCGGAATTGACCAAATTGTCTGCCTACCAACTGGATAATCTGGCCTCTGCGCTGAACAAATACCCCGCTATGGCTATTGAGATCAGTGGGCATACAGATAATACCGGCGAGCCGGATTACAATCAGCAGCTCTCCGAGCAGCGGGCGCAAAAGGTGAAAAGTTACCTGGCGGATAAGGGCATAGCTGAAAGCCGCCTGGCGGCTGTCGGTTATGGCGCTTCCCGCCCGATGGCCGACAACAACACGGAAGAAGGGCGCGATCAGAACCGCCGCACCGAGTTCCGGATAACGGCTCAGTGA
- a CDS encoding cytochrome c, translating into MKNLKHIFIAAVASFILYSCSPADSNFPGSEYMPDMAHSVAQEANVLNYYYYNTWDSASTIRLKELAYPGLPVEGTVPRGYAGVYFAADKGEQASEVIEQLRGFGDVNNIAVPVNGHVPYYYGDTEEERTRAMNEIIANPFPITAAGLERGKELYNIFCSICHGEKGDGLGYLVSDSNPNVKYPAAPANFLLDAFVTSSNGRYYHSIMYGKNVMGSYKDKISYEERWQVIHYIRSLQAKDKKLEYSEQANTLNPEFGVPGSQAPTLAESVSDQEAAPEAAPEEGQSTDPAGSPEEGTHGGGQSHGKK; encoded by the coding sequence ATGAAAAATTTGAAACACATATTTATAGCTGCCGTCGCCAGTTTTATCCTTTACTCCTGTTCGCCGGCGGACAGCAACTTTCCGGGTAGCGAATACATGCCTGACATGGCTCACTCGGTAGCCCAGGAGGCCAACGTGTTAAACTACTACTACTACAATACCTGGGACAGCGCCAGCACGATACGGCTCAAGGAATTGGCCTATCCGGGCCTTCCGGTGGAGGGCACCGTTCCCCGGGGGTACGCCGGCGTCTATTTTGCCGCTGATAAAGGAGAGCAGGCCAGCGAAGTGATCGAACAGTTGCGCGGATTTGGCGACGTCAACAATATTGCCGTGCCGGTCAACGGCCATGTGCCTTACTACTATGGAGATACTGAAGAGGAGCGCACCCGGGCAATGAACGAGATCATTGCCAACCCGTTTCCCATTACTGCGGCGGGGCTGGAGCGGGGCAAGGAACTGTACAACATTTTCTGCAGCATCTGCCATGGCGAGAAAGGAGACGGGCTGGGGTATCTGGTCAGCGACTCCAACCCAAACGTAAAGTACCCGGCGGCCCCGGCCAACTTCCTGCTGGATGCCTTTGTGACTTCTTCAAACGGGCGTTACTACCACAGCATCATGTACGGCAAGAATGTAATGGGTTCTTACAAAGACAAAATCTCTTACGAAGAGCGCTGGCAGGTAATCCATTATATCCGTTCGCTTCAGGCCAAAGATAAGAAACTCGAATACAGCGAGCAGGCCAACACCCTGAACCCCGAATTCGGCGTTCCGGGCAGCCAGGCGCCAACGCTGGCGGAAAGCGTTTCCGACCAGGAAGCCGCTCCTGAGGCAGCTCCCGAGGAGGGCCAGAGTACGGATCCGGCCGGCAGCCCGGAAGAGGGAACCCACGGCGGCGGCCAAAGCCATGGCAAGAAGTAA
- a CDS encoding DUF3341 domain-containing protein: MSRENKDVLYGLYDDEQDLLKAVDRANADHLEIMDVFTPFPVHGLDPKLGLAESRLHIAGFVYGAIGTLTAFLFMTWVFTRDWPIIFGGKPYWSVPAFIPITFEVTVLLASVGMVVTFYTICGMAPGVVNPTLDDRITDDKFCIAFDVSDAEESFKDKLKGFFTASGASEVNMKTI, encoded by the coding sequence ATGAGCAGAGAAAATAAAGATGTGCTGTACGGATTGTACGATGATGAACAAGACCTGCTGAAGGCAGTAGACCGGGCGAATGCCGATCATCTGGAGATCATGGACGTCTTCACGCCCTTTCCGGTACACGGCCTGGACCCCAAGCTGGGGCTGGCGGAGAGCCGCCTGCACATCGCCGGGTTTGTCTACGGAGCCATCGGAACGCTGACTGCGTTTTTGTTTATGACCTGGGTATTCACCCGCGACTGGCCGATCATCTTCGGCGGAAAGCCGTACTGGTCGGTGCCGGCCTTTATTCCAATCACCTTCGAGGTGACGGTGCTCCTGGCTTCAGTGGGTATGGTGGTTACTTTTTACACCATCTGCGGCATGGCGCCCGGGGTGGTCAATCCCACCCTGGACGACCGCATCACGGATGACAAGTTCTGCATCGCCTTCGACGTTTCCGATGCGGAAGAGTCCTTCAAGGATAAGCTCAAAGGTTTCTTTACGGCTTCCGGAGCTTCCGAAGTGAACATGAAGACGATTTAA
- the nrfD gene encoding polysulfide reductase NrfD, producing the protein MSAVVSPIREPLIEGGKTYHQITEDICSPTERTPSTAWVLAFIVAVSALAFYVFCVAWTVWKGIGSWNLNRTIGWGWDITNFVWWVGIGHAGTLISAILLLFRQKWRTGVNRAAEAMTIFAVICAGQFPLIHMGRLWLGFFIFPYPNTRGPLWVNFNSPLLWDVFAISTYFTVSLLFWYTGLVPDFATLRDRAKGLRKKIYNFVSFGWTGSAKHWQRFESLSLVLAGLATPLVLSVHTIVSFDFATSVIPGWHTTIFPPYFVAGAIFSGFAMVQTLMVMTRKVLKLEQYITLGHIESMNKVILVTGTIVGVAYLTELFIAWYSGYIYEQFAFYNRVMGPYWWSYVGMMSCNVLSPQIFWWKKLRRNIFVTFVMSIFVNIGMWFERFVIIATTLARDYLPSSWSYYTPTWVEVGLFIGTLGLFFTCYLIFARVAPVVAVAEVKAILKSAGDQYLEPNKKHYAEAAKEVETT; encoded by the coding sequence ATGAGTGCAGTAGTATCTCCAATACGCGAACCCTTGATCGAAGGAGGAAAAACCTACCATCAGATCACGGAGGATATTTGTTCGCCTACCGAGCGCACCCCCAGCACGGCTTGGGTCCTGGCCTTCATCGTGGCCGTTTCCGCCCTGGCCTTCTACGTCTTTTGCGTGGCCTGGACCGTTTGGAAAGGTATCGGCAGTTGGAACCTGAACCGCACCATCGGTTGGGGTTGGGACATTACCAACTTCGTCTGGTGGGTCGGGATCGGCCACGCCGGAACGCTGATCTCCGCCATCCTGCTCCTGTTCCGCCAGAAATGGCGCACCGGGGTGAACCGCGCCGCCGAGGCCATGACCATCTTCGCCGTGATCTGCGCCGGGCAGTTCCCCCTCATCCACATGGGGCGCCTGTGGCTGGGCTTTTTCATCTTCCCCTATCCGAATACCCGAGGGCCGCTGTGGGTGAACTTCAACTCGCCTCTGTTGTGGGACGTGTTCGCCATTTCCACCTACTTCACCGTATCTCTCCTCTTTTGGTACACCGGCCTGGTGCCCGACTTCGCCACGCTGCGCGACCGGGCCAAAGGGCTGCGCAAAAAGATCTATAACTTCGTTTCCTTCGGCTGGACGGGTTCGGCCAAGCACTGGCAGCGCTTCGAGAGCCTGTCGCTGGTGCTCGCCGGCCTGGCTACGCCGCTGGTGCTTTCCGTGCACACCATCGTATCTTTTGACTTCGCCACCTCCGTGATTCCGGGATGGCACACCACCATCTTCCCGCCCTACTTTGTGGCAGGGGCGATCTTCTCGGGATTCGCAATGGTGCAGACGCTGATGGTCATGACGCGCAAAGTCCTCAAACTGGAACAATACATTACCCTTGGGCATATCGAAAGCATGAACAAGGTGATCCTGGTGACCGGCACCATCGTTGGCGTCGCTTACCTGACCGAGCTGTTCATCGCCTGGTATTCCGGATACATCTACGAGCAGTTTGCCTTCTACAACCGGGTGATGGGGCCCTACTGGTGGTCTTACGTCGGCATGATGTCCTGCAATGTACTGTCGCCCCAAATTTTCTGGTGGAAGAAGCTGCGCCGCAACATCTTCGTCACCTTTGTGATGTCGATCTTCGTAAACATTGGCATGTGGTTCGAGCGCTTTGTGATCATCGCCACCACGTTGGCCCGCGATTACCTGCCCTCCAGCTGGAGCTACTACACTCCGACCTGGGTAGAGGTAGGCTTGTTCATCGGCACCCTGGGTTTGTTCTTTACCTGCTATCTGATCTTCGCCCGCGTGGCGCCGGTAGTGGCGGTTGCTGAAGTGAAAGCCATCCTGAAGTCGGCCGGCGACCAGTATCTCGAACCGAATAAGAAGCACTACGCTGAGGCGGCCAAGGAGGTGGAAACGACTTGA